The proteins below come from a single Dinghuibacter silviterrae genomic window:
- a CDS encoding zinc-dependent metalloprotease — MKKLLLPLTVLLCLAGFHTEAQNRRTPGDTTAHPGGAAPKGAEAPKSSVKPYKDVITAKAISKSGLFTVHHVDDKWYFEIPDSILGREFMAITRYSETPGGAGIYGGEVANQQTMRWEKGPDNKLFLRTVTLISIAKDSTEPIYRAVRNSYLDPIAAAFDIKAFGPDSTSTVIDVTDFFKGDNQVVSLDPNDKRRFSLGGLSPDRSYIERITTYPINTEIRTIKTWTSSPAPASFPPMPGAGRAFPAASDAGAVTFEINTSMLLLPKVPMKKRLFDPRVGFFADDYTVYTDDQQKVDESTFITRWRLEPKDEDLDRFNRGELVEPKKQIVYYIDPATPKKWRPYLIAGVNDWNKAFEQAGFKNAIIAKDWPEGDTTMSLEDARFSVIRYFASDIENAYGPNIHDPRSGEILESHVGWYHNVMKLLHDWYFIQTAAVDPRARSMKFDDELMGNLIRFVSSHEIGHTLGLRHNMGSSSTVPVEKLRDKAFVEANGHTPSIMDYARFNYVAQPEDNITEAGLFPRIGDYDRWAIQWGYHVIPGTKDEEEDKKILSKLIIDSVGHNPRLFFGTESNPFDPREQTEDLGDNSMKASAYGIKNLKRIIVKLPDWTKEEADTYNNLQQMYQQLFIQYQRYMFHVIKNIGGIYETPKSIEQSGDVYEVTPKARQQEAVAFLNEQLFTTPTWLLDKNILNKFSQPITESISDIQDAALGSILSAARLQRMEIAGNRTADPYSIEDLISDLNKGIWSELSTGKAIDSYRRNLQKSYTERLIALLDAKPGMSISFNGRSLSVSQGEDPMKSDVPAEARAALVSLRARIRAAIPGAHDALTRNHLQYLADHITDALEPRK, encoded by the coding sequence ATGAAAAAATTGCTATTGCCTTTGACCGTGTTGCTGTGCCTGGCCGGGTTTCATACGGAAGCACAAAACCGGAGAACCCCCGGGGATACCACGGCCCACCCGGGCGGTGCGGCACCAAAGGGCGCAGAAGCACCCAAGTCTTCCGTCAAACCTTATAAGGACGTCATTACCGCCAAAGCCATCTCAAAATCAGGGCTTTTCACCGTCCACCATGTGGACGATAAATGGTATTTCGAGATCCCCGACTCCATCCTGGGCCGGGAATTCATGGCCATTACCCGTTATTCCGAAACCCCCGGCGGGGCCGGTATCTACGGAGGGGAAGTCGCCAACCAGCAAACGATGCGCTGGGAAAAAGGACCGGACAACAAACTTTTCCTGCGGACCGTTACCCTGATCAGCATTGCCAAGGACAGCACCGAACCCATTTACCGTGCCGTCCGCAACTCCTATCTCGATCCCATTGCCGCCGCTTTTGATATTAAGGCATTCGGACCCGATTCGACAAGCACCGTCATCGACGTCACCGACTTCTTTAAAGGAGACAATCAGGTGGTCTCTCTTGACCCCAATGACAAAAGGCGGTTTAGCCTGGGAGGTCTGAGCCCTGACCGGTCTTACATCGAAAGGATCACCACCTATCCCATCAACACCGAGATCCGGACCATCAAGACCTGGACCTCCAGCCCCGCACCTGCGAGCTTCCCGCCTATGCCCGGTGCAGGACGTGCGTTCCCGGCCGCTTCGGATGCCGGGGCCGTGACCTTTGAGATCAACACCTCCATGCTCCTGTTGCCAAAGGTTCCCATGAAGAAACGCCTGTTTGACCCCCGGGTCGGCTTCTTCGCGGACGACTATACCGTCTACACCGACGACCAGCAAAAGGTGGACGAATCGACTTTTATCACCCGCTGGCGCCTGGAACCAAAGGACGAAGACCTGGACAGGTTTAACCGGGGTGAACTGGTCGAACCCAAAAAGCAGATTGTTTACTACATCGATCCCGCGACACCCAAAAAATGGCGTCCCTACCTCATTGCCGGCGTGAACGACTGGAACAAGGCCTTTGAACAGGCGGGTTTCAAAAACGCCATCATCGCCAAGGATTGGCCCGAAGGCGACACCACCATGAGCCTGGAAGATGCCCGCTTCTCCGTCATCCGGTATTTCGCCTCCGACATCGAAAACGCTTATGGTCCGAACATCCACGACCCGCGTAGCGGGGAGATCCTGGAAAGCCACGTCGGCTGGTACCACAACGTCATGAAGCTCCTGCACGACTGGTACTTTATCCAGACCGCCGCCGTCGATCCCAGGGCCAGGTCAATGAAATTCGACGATGAGCTCATGGGCAACCTGATCCGTTTTGTGTCTTCACATGAAATCGGCCACACCCTCGGCCTGAGACACAACATGGGTTCCAGCAGCACTGTCCCCGTAGAAAAGCTGCGCGACAAAGCCTTTGTAGAAGCCAACGGCCACACGCCCTCCATCATGGACTACGCCCGTTTCAACTACGTAGCCCAGCCCGAGGACAACATCACCGAGGCCGGTCTTTTCCCCCGCATCGGCGACTACGACCGCTGGGCCATCCAATGGGGCTATCACGTGATCCCCGGCACAAAGGACGAAGAGGAAGACAAAAAAATCCTATCCAAGCTCATCATTGACAGCGTCGGTCACAACCCCCGCCTGTTTTTTGGTACCGAAAGCAATCCGTTCGATCCCCGGGAGCAAACCGAGGATCTGGGCGACAACAGCATGAAGGCAAGCGCCTACGGCATCAAGAACCTGAAGCGGATCATCGTAAAGCTGCCCGATTGGACCAAGGAGGAAGCGGATACCTATAATAACCTGCAGCAAATGTACCAGCAGCTCTTTATCCAGTATCAGCGCTACATGTTCCACGTGATCAAAAACATCGGCGGCATTTACGAAACCCCGAAGAGCATCGAGCAAAGCGGGGACGTATACGAAGTGACCCCCAAGGCCCGTCAGCAGGAAGCCGTTGCATTCCTCAACGAGCAATTGTTCACCACGCCTACCTGGTTGCTGGACAAAAACATCCTCAACAAGTTCTCCCAACCCATCACGGAGTCCATCAGCGACATCCAGGACGCCGCGCTGGGCTCCATCCTCTCCGCAGCCCGGCTGCAAAGGATGGAGATCGCCGGTAACCGGACCGCCGACCCCTACAGCATCGAGGATCTCATTTCCGACCTCAATAAGGGTATATGGAGCGAGCTCAGCACCGGCAAAGCCATCGACAGCTACCGCCGCAACCTGCAAAAAAGCTACACCGAGCGCCTGATCGCCCTGCTGGACGCCAAACCCGGCATGAGCATCTCGTTCAACGGCCGCAGCCTCAGTGTCTCTCAAGGTGAAGACCCCATGAAATCAGACGTCCCCGCGGAAGCCCGCGCGGCCCTCGTCAGCCTGCGCGCCCGCATCCGCGCCGCCATCCCCGGCGCCCACGACGCCCTGACCCGTAACCACCTTCAATACCTTGCCGACCACATCACCGACGCCCTCGAACCGCGCAAGTAG